From the genome of Brevibacterium sp. JSBI002, one region includes:
- a CDS encoding serine hydrolase domain-containing protein gives MSENTAVNDAVVRVATKTVDSGGVPGVVAGVTTDKETISLTAAGVRSLDDSQPMTTDSVFMIFSTTKALTGTVALQLVESGELDLDAPAKDYAPGLADVQVIDGFDDGGEPILRAPASEPTTKQLLLHTAGFGYDFFNEKYERLAREHGQPSIVTATRKALETPLLFDPGTQWEYGSNMDWVGQVIEGITGKTLGEAMRTRVLEPLGMDDSTFRPTASMQERQATMHQRTDGELAATDFMLPEPEVEMGGHGLFSTVDDYLKFIRMWLNDGAADDGTVVLRPETVDLATQNHLGDLRVKLLPGVIPSLSNDAEFFPGMPKTWGYTFMINEEDAPTGRPAGAAAWAGLANLYYWFDRQNKIGGYWATQIFPFADPESVGGYLEMETAVYDALKG, from the coding sequence ATGTCTGAGAACACAGCTGTCAACGACGCAGTTGTCCGCGTGGCCACGAAGACCGTCGACAGCGGCGGCGTCCCAGGCGTCGTCGCCGGAGTGACCACCGACAAGGAGACCATCAGTCTCACTGCTGCAGGAGTCCGCTCCCTCGACGATTCGCAGCCGATGACCACGGACTCCGTGTTCATGATCTTCTCCACGACGAAGGCCCTGACCGGCACCGTGGCACTGCAGCTGGTGGAGTCGGGAGAGCTCGACCTCGACGCCCCGGCGAAGGACTATGCCCCAGGACTGGCCGACGTGCAGGTCATCGACGGTTTCGACGACGGCGGAGAACCGATCCTCCGGGCACCCGCCAGCGAACCGACCACGAAACAGCTTCTGCTGCACACCGCCGGCTTCGGCTACGACTTCTTCAACGAGAAGTACGAACGACTCGCCCGCGAACACGGCCAGCCGAGCATCGTCACCGCCACCAGGAAGGCGTTGGAGACTCCGCTGCTGTTCGATCCCGGCACCCAGTGGGAGTACGGGTCGAACATGGATTGGGTCGGCCAGGTCATCGAAGGCATCACCGGAAAGACTCTGGGTGAGGCGATGCGTACCCGAGTCCTCGAACCGCTGGGCATGGACGACAGCACCTTCCGTCCGACCGCGTCGATGCAGGAGCGGCAGGCCACGATGCACCAGCGCACCGACGGCGAACTCGCGGCGACCGACTTCATGCTGCCCGAACCGGAGGTGGAGATGGGCGGCCACGGACTCTTCTCGACCGTCGATGACTACCTGAAGTTCATCAGGATGTGGCTCAACGACGGAGCAGCCGACGACGGAACAGTCGTCCTCCGCCCCGAAACGGTGGACCTGGCCACGCAGAACCACCTCGGCGATCTTCGGGTGAAACTGCTGCCCGGAGTCATCCCGAGCTTGTCCAACGATGCGGAGTTCTTCCCCGGCATGCCGAAGACCTGGGGATACACGTTCATGATCAACGAGGAGGACGCCCCGACCGGTCGCCCGGCCGGCGCCGCAGCATGGGCGGGTCTTGCCAACCTCTACTACTGGTTCGACCGACAGAACAAGATCGGCGGGTACTGGGCCACACAGATCTTCCCCTTCGCCGACCCCGAATCCGTCGGTGGGTATCTCGAGATGGAGACGGCAGTCTACGATGCTCTGAAAGGCTGA
- a CDS encoding helix-turn-helix domain-containing protein: protein MQELLGRIAKLDPEASLGLRVIACFDELMAGEVNSHALASAAAALAGCPAGFRSGDGSRQLRVDSGGVSIPGDRPAEVAALSLPNDSEVWLEREDVVLPNDELILERFGLAIGVRFGLERQQLETPRDVALALDPAATPEDRSAAAVRLGLTPGSGYRVLAAPLFAVFEKRPAGPTDVITSEHGTLQVVIVTDDTEGIAVTPAGLGPSGSIGELPRSLRAAVVALRLSRPPEEGLVRAENFGGLVELLAESSDTTDPDAALIDEIMDSPWAESTVRVLLEAPTIRQAARDLGLHHSTVQSRAEQIERCLGYDPLSGYNRTRLGISVLRWRLRNSRALELPGPVG from the coding sequence GTGCAGGAGCTGCTCGGCAGGATTGCGAAGCTCGATCCCGAGGCGAGCCTGGGTCTGCGCGTCATCGCCTGCTTCGACGAACTCATGGCCGGCGAGGTCAATTCCCATGCCCTCGCCTCCGCGGCCGCGGCTCTGGCCGGTTGCCCGGCCGGCTTTCGCAGTGGGGACGGGAGCAGACAGCTGAGGGTCGATTCAGGCGGAGTCTCGATTCCGGGGGATCGACCCGCCGAGGTGGCCGCCCTGTCCCTGCCGAACGATTCCGAGGTCTGGCTCGAGCGGGAGGACGTTGTCTTGCCCAACGATGAACTCATCCTTGAGAGATTCGGCCTGGCCATCGGCGTGAGATTCGGTCTCGAACGGCAGCAGCTGGAGACCCCGCGGGACGTGGCGCTCGCCCTCGATCCTGCAGCGACGCCCGAAGACCGGAGTGCTGCCGCGGTTCGCCTCGGGTTGACGCCTGGTTCGGGATATCGAGTCCTCGCGGCCCCGCTGTTCGCCGTCTTCGAGAAACGACCCGCCGGCCCCACCGATGTCATCACCAGCGAACATGGCACGCTGCAGGTGGTCATCGTGACCGACGACACCGAGGGTATCGCCGTGACACCGGCCGGACTGGGGCCGTCCGGGTCGATCGGAGAATTGCCGCGGTCACTGCGGGCAGCCGTGGTGGCACTGCGGCTCAGCCGCCCGCCCGAGGAAGGGCTCGTGCGGGCTGAAAACTTCGGTGGGCTCGTCGAACTGCTCGCCGAATCATCTGACACAACCGATCCGGACGCTGCGCTGATCGACGAGATCATGGACTCGCCGTGGGCGGAGTCCACGGTGCGCGTGCTCCTCGAAGCACCGACGATCAGACAGGCGGCCCGCGACCTCGGTCTGCACCACAGCACGGTGCAGAGCCGGGCCGAGCAGATCGAACGCTGCCTCGGCTACGATCCGCTGTCGGGCTACAACCGCACCAGGTTGGGCATCAGCGTGCTCCGGTGGCGGCTTCGCAATTCCCGAGCGCTTGAACTTCCGGGGCCAGTGGGGTGA
- a CDS encoding (deoxy)nucleoside triphosphate pyrophosphohydrolase: MKKEINVVGAIIVDGSNVLAAQRSATMSLPGMWEFPGGKIEAGETPRAALVRELQEELLCTAEIGDEVASTRHEYDFGFVTLTTFYSKLVEGEPKLTEHSEIRWIKATDLDSVEWAPADIPAVEKVVQDFSMTEE; this comes from the coding sequence ATGAAGAAAGAAATCAACGTCGTGGGTGCCATCATAGTCGACGGTTCAAATGTCTTGGCAGCGCAAAGAAGCGCAACGATGTCTCTGCCCGGCATGTGGGAGTTTCCCGGTGGCAAGATCGAAGCCGGTGAAACTCCTCGCGCGGCTCTCGTCCGGGAGCTCCAAGAAGAGCTATTATGCACGGCTGAGATTGGAGATGAAGTCGCTTCGACTCGGCACGAGTACGATTTTGGCTTCGTCACCCTGACTACCTTCTACTCAAAGCTAGTCGAAGGCGAACCGAAACTAACTGAACATTCCGAAATTCGATGGATCAAAGCAACCGACCTCGATTCGGTGGAGTGGGCGCCAGCTGATATACCTGCAGTTGAGAAGGTGGTGCAAGATTTCTCAATGACCGAGGAGTAG
- a CDS encoding DUF3427 domain-containing protein, with translation MATVPEHVQRDTAFGFLDRSSPAERLFNPMLVSNVEANTMHKAILEELRRSKSFTFSVAFVSSDAIASLKQPLIEFPGRGRIITSTYLGFNSPESFRELKNLHDLGIEVYVFEDDTRGFHPKGFIFEQAATTTAIVGSSNLTSRALKRNHEWNLRFSALPDGDIVQQLAAAIDIQLESATLLSDDWINAYEELYVPPSARSEIPGSNLQLPGTRTQIVANAMQAEALLEIQKVRDSGEDKALVVSATGTGKTILAALDVKAANPERVLFVVHREQILDRAIEEFTKVLDLEEHEVGKFVGSRRELDRRFVFATVQSLGSAEKLNQIARDHFDYILIDEVHRAGARLHQNIIQYFTPDFMLGITATPERSDDFNVYSLFDYNVPYEIRLQKALEEDMLAPFHYYGVTDFEKDGEVIGDTSQLRNLVAPERVAHLIQVIERYGHVGDPVRGLMFCSRKDEARELSTLLNQNDVHGKRLRTRALTGEDSVETRERVVAQLENGELDYIISVDVFNEGIDIRTVNQVVMLRQTQSSIIFTQQLGRGLRKAAGKSHLIVIDFIGNYTNNFLVPIALFGDSSLNKDSLRKRMIEAQDVGAVSGLSSINFDAVAKERIFKSIESTRLDSLKNLKQSFRDLHTRLGRPPMLMDYARFDVVDPVVIASARGNYWKLLNAFKVVDEQPTDRESQILSMVSQEFLNGKRPHELLVLEQLVSARTPVTVSDLRSLFDQKGATSDQATIDSIERIFNFEFFTEGDQKKYGTPIVDWTDGRITPTSEFLDLLEHSPSFLAHLNDAIETGLFLSRHRYRWDERLEAGKKYSRKDVCRLLNWQSDQKGTMYGYKVDVYSNSCPIFVTYHKDDDVSASTSYEDSFVSENTLRWFTRSKRTLQSKEVRSIVNNEIPLYLFAKKDDAEGTDFYYLGQATSSDPMQTKMPGENGKNLDVVTMDLNLEYPIDAALYDYLTTGPAIEEAKSRSSKAPSIDLSHEETPIRLEYNDDQKDKLF, from the coding sequence GTGGCAACAGTTCCAGAGCATGTTCAGCGAGACACAGCGTTCGGATTTCTTGATCGTTCGTCACCCGCGGAACGCCTCTTCAACCCGATGTTGGTTTCAAATGTTGAAGCCAACACGATGCACAAAGCCATCCTTGAAGAACTGAGACGCTCGAAGAGCTTCACCTTTTCAGTTGCATTTGTCAGTTCAGATGCAATCGCTTCATTGAAGCAACCACTGATTGAGTTCCCGGGCCGGGGCCGAATCATCACTTCGACTTACTTAGGTTTCAATTCACCTGAGTCATTTAGGGAACTGAAGAATCTCCACGACCTTGGCATCGAAGTGTACGTGTTTGAAGATGACACAAGAGGTTTCCATCCCAAAGGCTTCATCTTTGAACAAGCAGCTACGACCACAGCGATCGTGGGTAGCTCCAATCTGACTTCTCGGGCGCTCAAGCGAAACCACGAGTGGAACCTGAGGTTCTCAGCACTTCCTGACGGCGATATTGTTCAGCAGCTTGCTGCTGCAATTGATATCCAGCTTGAGTCCGCCACGCTGCTAAGCGATGACTGGATCAATGCATACGAAGAGTTGTACGTCCCGCCTTCGGCACGTAGCGAAATTCCGGGGTCGAACCTTCAGCTGCCAGGGACTCGTACTCAGATTGTCGCCAACGCGATGCAGGCAGAGGCTCTCCTAGAAATTCAAAAAGTACGCGACTCGGGTGAAGATAAAGCTCTAGTCGTGTCGGCGACTGGCACAGGTAAGACCATTCTCGCGGCGCTAGACGTGAAGGCCGCGAATCCGGAACGAGTGCTCTTCGTCGTGCACCGAGAACAAATTCTCGATCGCGCGATTGAGGAATTCACCAAGGTGCTCGATCTTGAGGAACACGAGGTTGGGAAGTTCGTCGGGTCGCGTAGAGAACTTGATCGACGGTTCGTATTCGCAACCGTGCAGTCACTGGGATCGGCTGAAAAGCTGAACCAAATCGCACGCGACCACTTCGACTACATCCTCATCGATGAGGTTCATAGGGCTGGTGCGAGGTTGCACCAGAACATCATTCAGTACTTCACCCCGGACTTCATGCTTGGAATCACCGCTACTCCCGAGCGGTCAGACGATTTCAATGTCTATAGCCTGTTCGACTACAACGTGCCCTATGAGATTCGACTACAGAAGGCGCTCGAGGAGGACATGCTCGCCCCGTTCCACTATTACGGCGTCACCGACTTCGAGAAGGACGGCGAAGTTATCGGTGACACAAGCCAGCTGCGGAACCTCGTTGCCCCAGAGAGAGTAGCTCACCTGATTCAGGTAATTGAGCGTTATGGGCACGTAGGCGACCCGGTCAGAGGCCTCATGTTCTGCAGCCGAAAAGATGAAGCTCGAGAGCTATCGACGCTTCTCAACCAGAACGACGTACATGGCAAACGGCTTCGAACGCGAGCTCTAACTGGTGAAGACTCGGTAGAAACTCGTGAACGTGTCGTCGCCCAGCTTGAAAACGGAGAGCTCGACTACATCATCTCCGTCGATGTGTTTAACGAAGGCATTGATATCCGGACAGTCAACCAAGTGGTTATGCTTCGGCAAACTCAGTCGAGCATCATCTTTACTCAGCAGCTCGGCCGCGGACTGCGCAAGGCAGCTGGCAAGAGCCATCTCATCGTTATCGACTTCATCGGTAACTACACGAACAACTTCCTCGTGCCGATTGCGCTCTTCGGAGACAGCAGCCTGAACAAGGACTCTCTCCGGAAGAGGATGATTGAAGCGCAAGATGTCGGTGCGGTTTCTGGACTTTCAAGCATCAACTTTGATGCGGTCGCAAAGGAGCGAATCTTCAAGTCGATCGAGTCCACACGCCTGGATAGCCTGAAGAACCTCAAGCAGTCCTTTAGAGACCTGCATACCCGACTCGGTAGGCCGCCGATGCTGATGGACTATGCGCGCTTTGATGTTGTTGATCCAGTAGTAATCGCCAGTGCACGTGGCAACTATTGGAAACTGCTCAACGCATTCAAAGTTGTCGACGAGCAGCCCACAGACAGAGAAAGTCAGATCCTGTCGATGGTCAGTCAGGAGTTTCTGAACGGCAAACGGCCCCATGAACTTCTGGTGCTCGAGCAACTAGTGAGTGCAAGAACTCCTGTGACTGTGAGTGACCTTCGCTCGCTTTTTGATCAAAAGGGAGCGACTTCAGACCAGGCCACAATTGACTCCATTGAAAGAATTTTCAACTTTGAATTCTTCACTGAGGGTGATCAGAAAAAATACGGGACTCCGATCGTCGATTGGACAGACGGCAGGATCACTCCAACCTCAGAATTTCTGGACCTGCTTGAACACTCGCCCAGCTTCTTAGCCCATTTGAATGATGCAATTGAGACAGGACTCTTCTTATCCCGTCACAGGTACCGCTGGGATGAACGTCTAGAGGCAGGGAAGAAGTACTCGCGCAAAGACGTTTGCAGACTGCTCAATTGGCAAAGCGATCAAAAAGGGACGATGTACGGGTACAAAGTCGACGTCTACTCCAATTCGTGTCCAATCTTCGTGACTTATCACAAAGATGACGACGTGTCCGCGAGCACTTCGTACGAAGACTCTTTTGTCAGCGAGAACACGCTCCGCTGGTTCACACGCAGCAAGAGGACATTGCAGAGCAAGGAAGTCCGGTCGATTGTGAACAATGAGATCCCGCTGTATCTCTTTGCTAAGAAGGACGACGCTGAAGGCACGGACTTTTACTACTTGGGCCAGGCCACGTCCTCGGACCCAATGCAAACAAAGATGCCTGGGGAGAACGGGAAGAACTTGGACGTTGTCACGATGGACCTCAACCTGGAGTACCCCATTGATGCAGCGCTCTATGACTATTTGACGACAGGCCCGGCGATCGAAGAGGCAAAGAGCCGCAGCTCCAAAGCTCCGTCAATTGATCTAAGCCATGAAGAGACACCAATTCGGCTCGAATACAACGACGATCAGAAAGACAAGCTGTTCTAG
- a CDS encoding DUF2891 domain-containing protein, whose translation MALSNITREYPYASHHLARSVADIVPAAEKNPAFANSYDWHSSVHMHYLLASLLETEVAQSAGWRKRALDVLSSHLSEEHMLTEAAFLRANPSWERPYGWAWAVELNRVLNASEVPELRALGTHTQVLAETVFDLVVAWLPKVAAPVRHGVHSNTAFGLRRVLLGARAAERHDVVDAIADAARRFFAEDVAWNLRQERSGHDFLSPGLCEADLMAEVLTEDELATWLPEFLSELSPESPALTPVKVLDPTDGQQSHLYGLGLSVAASVMRLAPKLEAIAEKSGHDELIAQAKGILTQVDSLMAPGLEASVSDEYVSSHWLATFAWEALIQRVGHQH comes from the coding sequence GTGGCGCTGAGCAACATCACCCGCGAATATCCGTACGCCTCCCATCATCTGGCGCGAAGTGTTGCGGACATCGTGCCCGCAGCAGAGAAGAATCCCGCGTTCGCGAACTCCTATGACTGGCATTCCAGCGTGCACATGCACTATCTCCTGGCGTCTTTGCTGGAGACCGAGGTGGCGCAGAGTGCCGGTTGGCGCAAACGTGCGCTCGACGTTCTGTCCTCACACCTGAGCGAGGAACATATGCTCACCGAGGCGGCTTTCCTCCGTGCGAATCCGTCGTGGGAGCGGCCGTATGGCTGGGCCTGGGCGGTCGAGCTCAATCGGGTGCTGAATGCCAGCGAAGTTCCGGAGTTGCGCGCGCTTGGTACTCACACGCAAGTGCTCGCCGAGACGGTTTTCGACTTGGTGGTTGCATGGCTGCCGAAGGTGGCCGCGCCGGTTCGGCATGGAGTGCACTCGAATACGGCCTTCGGGCTGCGCCGCGTCCTCCTCGGGGCCCGGGCAGCAGAGCGGCACGACGTCGTCGATGCCATCGCGGATGCGGCTCGTCGATTCTTCGCCGAGGATGTCGCCTGGAACTTACGCCAGGAGCGCAGCGGTCACGACTTCCTCTCCCCCGGCCTATGCGAGGCAGATCTCATGGCTGAAGTGCTCACCGAGGACGAATTGGCGACGTGGCTACCTGAGTTTCTATCCGAACTCTCGCCGGAGTCACCAGCGCTCACACCGGTCAAGGTCCTGGACCCAACCGACGGCCAGCAGAGCCACCTCTACGGTTTGGGCCTCTCGGTCGCGGCGTCAGTGATGCGACTGGCTCCAAAGCTAGAAGCGATCGCCGAGAAGTCGGGCCATGACGAACTCATCGCGCAGGCCAAGGGCATACTCACCCAAGTCGATTCGCTAATGGCACCCGGACTCGAAGCGTCTGTCTCAGACGAGTACGTGTCCTCTCATTGGCTCGCGACGTTTGCTTGGGAAGCATTGATTCAGCGAGTCGGCCATCAGCACTAG
- a CDS encoding CHY zinc finger protein has translation MTPSPEVFGPTVDDHTRCVHYATELDIIAIRFACCDRYYPCHLCHSETADHPAQQWLREKFDQPAILCGICWTELTITAYKAADECPECAAQFNPRCAAHSDLYFAGQ, from the coding sequence ATGACGCCATCTCCCGAAGTCTTCGGCCCGACGGTCGACGATCACACCAGGTGCGTCCACTACGCCACCGAACTCGACATCATCGCCATCCGTTTCGCCTGCTGCGACCGCTACTATCCCTGCCACCTGTGCCATTCCGAGACTGCGGATCACCCCGCTCAGCAATGGCTACGCGAGAAGTTCGACCAGCCCGCGATCCTGTGCGGGATCTGCTGGACCGAACTGACGATCACTGCCTATAAAGCAGCCGATGAATGCCCGGAATGCGCGGCGCAGTTCAATCCACGCTGCGCGGCGCATTCGGATCTCTATTTTGCCGGTCAGTGA